The following proteins are co-located in the Streptomyces sp. DT2A-34 genome:
- a CDS encoding ABC transporter ATP-binding protein, with translation MYELRNVTKRYTRGKETVDALDGVDLTIADGDRLVIQGPTGGGKSTLLQMLGGLDRPTAGEVVLDGTDLAKLSETRLTEIRSENIGFVFQSFNLIPTLTAQENVETALVPLGIKTKERRERAAEALKSVGLGERLGHLPSEMSGGQQQRVAIARALVKEPKVLLADEPTGNLDESMRDEIMDVLERMWKELGLTFTMVTHDSAIAKKAPRVATIRKGQIIVKENAGA, from the coding sequence ATGTACGAACTCAGAAACGTCACCAAGCGCTACACCCGAGGCAAGGAAACCGTCGACGCCCTCGACGGAGTCGACCTCACCATCGCCGACGGCGACCGGCTCGTCATCCAGGGCCCCACCGGCGGCGGCAAGTCCACCCTCCTTCAGATGCTCGGCGGCCTGGACCGGCCCACCGCAGGTGAAGTCGTCCTCGACGGCACCGACTTGGCCAAGCTCTCCGAGACCCGGCTGACAGAGATCCGCAGCGAGAACATCGGCTTCGTGTTCCAGTCCTTCAACCTCATCCCCACCCTCACCGCACAGGAGAACGTCGAGACCGCCCTCGTCCCCCTCGGCATCAAGACGAAGGAGCGGCGCGAACGGGCCGCCGAGGCACTGAAGTCGGTCGGGCTCGGAGAGCGTCTCGGGCATCTGCCGAGCGAGATGTCCGGCGGTCAGCAGCAGCGCGTCGCCATCGCCCGCGCGCTGGTCAAGGAGCCGAAGGTGCTGCTGGCCGACGAACCCACCGGCAATCTCGACGAGTCGATGCGCGACGAGATCATGGACGTACTCGAACGCATGTGGAAGGAACTCGGGTTGACCTTCACCATGGTCACCCACGACTCGGCGATCGCGAAAAAGGCCCCGCGAGTGGCGACCATCCGCAAGGGACAGATCATTGTCAAGGAGAACGCGGGGGCGTAA